One window of Lawsonibacter asaccharolyticus genomic DNA carries:
- a CDS encoding acetyltransferase: MDVMLRPWRPEDAPSIARHADDPQVAANLRDVFPCPYQLSDAEEFIRLCRAAEPEQAIFRAIVVDGQAVGSVALTRGTDVCRRSAELGYWLGRALWGRGIMTKAVEEMCRTGFEAWDIVRIYAEPFAHNAGSRRVLEKAGFALEGVMRSGIWKNGRLRDYCMYALLRPETQ, from the coding sequence ATGGACGTGATGCTCAGACCCTGGCGCCCGGAGGACGCCCCCTCTATCGCCCGGCATGCCGATGACCCCCAGGTGGCCGCCAACCTGCGGGATGTGTTCCCCTGCCCCTACCAACTGTCAGACGCGGAGGAGTTCATCCGCCTGTGCAGGGCGGCGGAGCCGGAGCAGGCCATATTCCGGGCCATCGTGGTGGATGGACAGGCCGTGGGCAGCGTGGCCCTCACCCGGGGCACGGATGTCTGCCGCCGGTCGGCCGAGCTGGGCTACTGGCTGGGCCGGGCCCTCTGGGGCCGGGGCATCATGACCAAGGCGGTGGAGGAGATGTGCCGGACGGGCTTTGAGGCGTGGGACATCGTGCGCATCTACGCGGAGCCCTTCGCCCACAACGCCGGCTCCCGCCGAGTGCTGGAGAAGGCGGGCTTCGCTCTGGAGGGCGTCATGCGCAGCGGCATATGGAAAAACGGCCGGCTGCGGGACTACTGCATGTACGCCCTGCTGCGGCCGGAGACCCAGTAG
- a CDS encoding deoxyguanosinetriphosphate triphosphohydrolase, translating into MTLREQTEQRERETLSSRACLAEQTRGRARPEEPCGVRTCFQVDTDRIVYCKSFRRLKHKTQVFLQPEGDHYRTRMTHTLEVSRIARTIARGLALNEDLTEAIALGHDLGHTPFGHAGERLLNSIVPGGFAHFRQSLRVVERLEKEGAGLNLTWEVRNGIERHTGGEDAATLEGQVVRLADKIAYINHDIEDALRGGVIYPIDIPLEVSQVLGFTHGERINALVVDAISASRGQDRICQSPQVGEAMAVLKEFMFANVYTNPIAKGEESKAQDMLKMLFGYYQKNPDELPADFQAIRLEEGVDRAVCDYIAGMTDPFAVSEYTRLFIPMGWGVK; encoded by the coding sequence ATGACGCTGAGAGAGCAGACTGAACAGAGGGAGCGGGAGACACTGTCCTCCCGCGCCTGCCTGGCGGAGCAGACCCGGGGCCGGGCGCGGCCGGAGGAGCCCTGCGGCGTGCGCACCTGCTTCCAGGTGGACACAGACCGCATCGTCTACTGCAAGTCCTTCCGGCGGCTGAAGCACAAGACCCAGGTGTTCCTCCAGCCGGAGGGGGACCACTACCGTACCCGGATGACCCACACCCTGGAGGTCAGCCGCATTGCCCGGACCATCGCCCGGGGGCTGGCGCTGAACGAGGACCTGACCGAGGCCATCGCCCTGGGCCACGATTTGGGCCACACCCCCTTCGGCCACGCGGGAGAGCGGCTGCTCAACTCCATCGTGCCCGGCGGCTTCGCCCACTTCCGGCAGTCCCTGCGGGTGGTGGAGCGGCTGGAGAAGGAGGGAGCCGGACTGAACCTGACCTGGGAAGTGCGCAACGGCATCGAGCGCCATACCGGCGGGGAGGACGCCGCCACCCTGGAGGGGCAGGTGGTCCGTCTGGCCGACAAGATCGCCTACATCAACCACGACATCGAGGATGCCCTGCGGGGCGGAGTGATCTACCCCATCGACATCCCGCTGGAGGTGTCCCAGGTGCTGGGCTTTACCCACGGGGAGCGGATCAACGCCCTGGTGGTGGACGCCATCTCCGCCAGCCGGGGGCAGGACCGCATCTGTCAGTCCCCCCAGGTGGGGGAGGCCATGGCGGTGCTGAAGGAGTTCATGTTCGCCAATGTCTACACCAACCCCATCGCAAAGGGGGAGGAGAGCAAGGCCCAGGACATGCTGAAGATGCTCTTCGGGTATTACCAGAAAAACCCCGATGAGCTGCCCGCCGACTTCCAGGCGATCCGCCTGGAGGAGGGGGTGGACCGGGCGGTGTGCGACTATATCGCAGGGATGACCGACCCCTTCGCGGTGAGCGAGTACACCCGGCTGTTCATCCCCATGGGATGGGGCGTGAAGTAG
- a CDS encoding DNA primase has translation MPIPERFLDELIARTDIVDLVGEYVRLTKKGRNYWGLCPFHSEKTPSFSVSPDKQIFKCFGCGKGGGAINFIMELDSLPFRDAVGVLAKRVNLEVPDTGGFSAGMKERREKLLTINKAAARVFHKWLYAPEGAAGLAYLQRRGLSRGTLTRFGLGFAPDRWDGLLTALAEQGWDKADLLDAGLAVSNKDGRIYDRFRNRVMFPIIDIRGDVIGFGGRVMDDSTPKYLNSPDTPVYNKSRNVFALNIAKKSRAGRVILTEGYMDTISLHQAGFDSAVASLGTSLTAEHAQLLARYFKDAVIAYDGDGAGVSAAQRAIPLLERAGLNVKVLRVKGAKDPDEFIKKYGPEAFARLLDKSENHIDYRLEQLRGRYDLSDDSQRVEFLREATGVIASLHSAVEREIYGGHAAQMAGISAEAMAQEVKKELRRRIQKEKKQQERRDLSPAIQLQPKARGMRYDNIRSARAEEGVLRLILLDSSLLEETEGLTGSEFSSPLLGRIFDLLRSRAAEGLSTQLPALAGALEPEEMAHLAWVAEQPENLANSRRALADYIALIREEGLRRSGTDEEALLRAAQKRYQETKAYMEEKP, from the coding sequence ATGCCCATACCGGAGCGGTTTTTGGACGAGCTGATCGCCCGGACTGACATCGTGGACCTGGTGGGCGAGTATGTGCGCCTGACCAAAAAGGGCCGCAACTACTGGGGACTGTGCCCCTTCCACTCAGAAAAGACCCCCTCCTTTTCCGTCTCCCCGGACAAGCAGATCTTCAAGTGCTTCGGCTGCGGGAAGGGCGGCGGGGCCATCAACTTCATCATGGAGCTGGACAGCCTGCCCTTCCGGGACGCGGTGGGAGTGCTGGCCAAGCGGGTGAACCTGGAGGTGCCGGACACCGGCGGCTTCAGCGCCGGCATGAAGGAGCGGCGGGAAAAGCTGCTGACCATCAACAAGGCGGCGGCCCGGGTGTTCCACAAGTGGCTGTACGCCCCGGAGGGGGCGGCGGGGCTGGCCTACCTTCAGAGGCGCGGGCTGAGCCGGGGGACCCTGACCCGGTTCGGACTGGGCTTCGCCCCCGACCGCTGGGACGGTCTGCTGACGGCCCTGGCGGAGCAGGGGTGGGACAAGGCCGACCTGCTGGACGCCGGGCTGGCGGTGAGCAACAAGGACGGCCGCATCTATGACCGCTTCCGAAACCGGGTCATGTTCCCTATCATCGACATCCGGGGGGACGTGATCGGCTTCGGCGGCCGGGTGATGGATGACTCCACCCCCAAGTACCTCAACTCGCCGGACACGCCGGTGTACAACAAGAGCCGCAATGTATTTGCCCTGAACATCGCCAAGAAGTCCAGGGCGGGGCGGGTGATCCTGACGGAGGGGTATATGGACACCATCTCCCTCCACCAGGCGGGCTTTGACAGCGCGGTGGCCTCCCTGGGCACCTCTCTGACCGCGGAGCACGCCCAGCTGCTGGCCCGCTACTTCAAGGACGCGGTCATCGCCTACGACGGCGACGGGGCGGGGGTGTCCGCCGCCCAGCGGGCCATCCCCCTGCTGGAGCGGGCGGGGCTGAATGTGAAGGTCCTCCGGGTGAAGGGGGCAAAGGACCCGGACGAGTTCATCAAGAAATACGGGCCCGAGGCCTTCGCCCGTCTGCTGGACAAGAGCGAGAACCACATCGACTACCGGCTGGAGCAGCTGCGGGGCCGGTATGACCTGAGCGACGACAGCCAGCGGGTGGAGTTTCTGCGGGAGGCCACCGGGGTGATCGCCTCCCTGCACAGCGCGGTGGAGCGGGAGATCTATGGGGGCCATGCGGCCCAGATGGCGGGCATCTCCGCCGAGGCCATGGCCCAGGAGGTCAAAAAGGAGCTCCGCCGCCGCATCCAGAAGGAAAAAAAGCAGCAGGAGCGGCGGGACCTGTCCCCCGCCATCCAGCTCCAGCCCAAGGCCAGGGGGATGCGCTACGACAACATCCGCTCCGCCCGGGCGGAGGAGGGGGTGCTGCGCCTGATCCTGCTGGACAGCTCCCTGCTGGAGGAGACGGAGGGCCTGACGGGTTCGGAGTTCTCCTCTCCGCTGCTGGGGCGGATCTTTGACCTGCTGCGCAGCCGTGCGGCAGAGGGACTGAGCACCCAGCTGCCCGCCCTGGCCGGAGCGCTGGAGCCGGAGGAGATGGCCCACCTGGCCTGGGTGGCCGAGCAGCCGGAAAATCTGGCCAACAGCCGCAGAGCCCTGGCCGACTACATCGCCCTCATCCGGGAGGAGGGGCTGCGCCGCAGCGGGACAGATGAGGAAGCTCTGCTGAGGGCGGCGCAAAAGAGATATCAGGAAACAAAAGCATATATGGAGGAGAAGCCATGA
- a CDS encoding RNA polymerase sigma factor SigA — MSTKKTETSAAVEEKKSKTDIETRMEAGKVEVMKVVGGIPGAEKLAELIERGKKKGNLSAAELMDVLEDMDLESEQMDKIYDTLENLGIDTVGEDYIPELPDDVEPTIEAIEELPEEEIVDPNTMVDAFGTDDPVRMYLKEIGKVNLLTSDEEIDLAQAMGAGAEAKEQMEELESSGEEIPAEVRTELEKAIKKGERAKQRLAEANLRLVVSIAKRYVGRGMQFLDLIQEGNLGLIKAVEKFDYTKGYKFSTYATWWIRQAITRAIADQARTIRIPVHMVETINKVIRVSRQLLQELGHDPTPEEIADEMNMPVDRVREILKIAQEPVSLETPIGEEEDSHLGDFIPDEDASEPAEAASFTLLKEQLVDVLSTLTPREEKVLKLRFGIEDGRTRTLEEVGKEFNVTRERIRQIEAKALRKLRHPSRSKKLKDFLN; from the coding sequence ATGAGCACCAAGAAGACAGAGACTTCCGCCGCTGTGGAAGAGAAGAAGAGCAAGACCGACATCGAGACCCGCATGGAAGCGGGCAAGGTGGAGGTCATGAAGGTGGTGGGAGGCATCCCAGGTGCGGAAAAGCTGGCCGAACTGATCGAGCGGGGCAAGAAGAAGGGCAATCTGTCGGCCGCCGAGCTGATGGACGTGCTGGAGGACATGGATCTGGAGTCCGAGCAGATGGACAAGATCTATGATACTCTGGAGAACCTGGGCATCGACACAGTGGGGGAGGACTACATCCCCGAGCTGCCCGACGACGTGGAGCCCACCATTGAGGCCATCGAGGAGCTGCCTGAGGAAGAGATCGTGGACCCCAACACCATGGTGGACGCCTTCGGCACCGACGACCCGGTGCGGATGTATCTGAAGGAGATCGGCAAGGTCAACCTGCTCACCTCCGATGAGGAGATCGACCTGGCCCAGGCCATGGGGGCGGGCGCCGAGGCAAAGGAGCAGATGGAGGAGCTGGAGAGCTCCGGAGAGGAGATCCCCGCCGAGGTCCGCACCGAGCTGGAGAAAGCCATCAAAAAGGGCGAGCGGGCCAAGCAGCGGCTGGCAGAGGCCAACCTGCGCCTGGTGGTCTCCATTGCCAAGCGGTATGTGGGCCGGGGGATGCAGTTCCTGGACCTGATCCAGGAGGGCAACCTGGGCCTGATCAAGGCGGTGGAGAAGTTCGACTACACCAAGGGGTACAAGTTCTCCACTTACGCCACATGGTGGATCCGTCAGGCCATCACCCGGGCGATCGCTGACCAGGCCCGCACCATCCGCATCCCGGTGCACATGGTGGAGACCATCAACAAGGTGATCCGGGTCTCACGCCAGCTGCTCCAGGAGCTGGGCCACGACCCCACGCCGGAGGAGATCGCCGACGAGATGAACATGCCGGTGGACCGGGTGCGGGAGATCCTGAAGATCGCCCAGGAGCCCGTCTCTCTGGAGACCCCCATCGGGGAGGAGGAGGACAGCCACCTGGGGGACTTCATCCCCGACGAGGATGCCAGCGAGCCCGCCGAGGCCGCCTCCTTCACCCTGCTGAAGGAGCAGCTGGTGGATGTGCTCTCCACCCTGACCCCCCGGGAGGAGAAGGTGCTCAAGCTGCGCTTCGGCATCGAGGACGGACGGACCCGTACCTTGGAAGAGGTGGGAAAGGAGTTCAACGTCACCCGGGAGCGCATCCGCCAGATCGAGGCCAAGGCCCTCAGAAAGCTGCGTCATCCTTCTCGTTCCAAGAAACTAAAAGACTTTTTGAACTGA
- a CDS encoding ATP-dependent DNA helicase has product MTKQDVLKQYFGYDTFRGGQEEIIDALLAGRDVLAVMPTGAGKSVCYQVPALLLPGITLVVSPLVSLMRDQVTQLVQMGVPAAYLNSSLTYRQYLLALDRAREGRYKIIYVAPERLDTEGFQSFVRSAQISMVAVDEAHCISQWGQDFRPAYLNIPDFVDRLPQRPVVGAFTATATSEVREDIQRLLELEAPLSITTGFDRDNLYLEVCHPSVKRVELLARVRERPGECGIVYCSTRKNVEEVCQFLQSSGISATRYHAGLEPEERQQNQEDFLFDRVQVMVATNAFGMGIDKSDVRFVIHYNMPKDLESYYQEAGRAGRDGAEARCILLYSGQDVRTAQFLISQSEPSEQLDPETARQLQERDLGRLKQMTFYCRTRRCLRQYILNYFGQSAPDYCGACYNCLHNFQEIDVGEDARAILRCVAETGQRFGAGLIAAVLCGGENEKIRRYRLERERTYGALAALSQREVQDRIRFLVDEHILELTDGQYPVLRCGERAEDVAYSDGPLMMKAVREERPAADRRRAEDSPLTERQQALFQRLREERAHLARLRGVPAFVIFSDKTLREMAAAQPRDLRQLQNVGGVGSFKAEQYGAQFLEIISDFQETAAI; this is encoded by the coding sequence ATGACAAAGCAGGATGTTTTGAAGCAGTATTTCGGCTATGACACCTTCCGGGGCGGTCAGGAGGAGATCATCGACGCACTGCTGGCCGGGCGGGATGTGCTGGCCGTCATGCCCACGGGAGCGGGGAAATCGGTGTGCTATCAGGTGCCTGCCCTGCTGCTGCCCGGCATCACCCTGGTGGTCTCCCCGCTGGTCTCCCTCATGAGGGACCAGGTGACCCAGCTGGTGCAGATGGGAGTGCCCGCCGCCTACCTCAACAGCTCTCTCACCTACCGGCAGTATCTGCTGGCCCTGGACCGGGCCAGGGAGGGCCGGTACAAGATCATCTATGTGGCTCCGGAGCGGCTGGATACCGAGGGGTTCCAGTCCTTTGTCCGCTCGGCCCAGATTTCCATGGTGGCAGTGGACGAGGCCCACTGTATCTCCCAGTGGGGGCAGGACTTCCGCCCCGCCTATCTGAACATCCCTGACTTTGTGGACCGGCTGCCCCAGAGGCCGGTGGTGGGGGCCTTCACCGCCACCGCCACCTCGGAGGTCCGGGAGGATATCCAGCGGCTGCTGGAGCTGGAGGCCCCCCTGTCCATCACCACCGGGTTTGACCGGGACAACCTGTATCTGGAGGTGTGCCACCCCTCCGTAAAGCGGGTGGAGCTGCTGGCCCGGGTGCGGGAGCGGCCGGGGGAGTGCGGCATCGTCTACTGCTCCACCCGGAAGAACGTGGAGGAGGTCTGCCAGTTCCTCCAGAGCTCCGGCATCTCCGCAACCCGCTACCACGCTGGGCTGGAGCCGGAGGAGCGGCAGCAGAATCAGGAGGACTTCCTCTTCGACCGGGTCCAGGTGATGGTGGCTACCAACGCTTTCGGGATGGGGATCGACAAGTCGGACGTGCGCTTCGTCATCCACTACAACATGCCAAAGGACCTGGAGAGCTACTACCAGGAGGCGGGCCGGGCGGGCCGGGACGGGGCGGAGGCCCGATGTATCCTGCTGTACAGCGGGCAGGACGTGCGCACAGCCCAGTTCCTCATCAGCCAGAGCGAGCCCAGCGAGCAGCTGGACCCGGAGACGGCGCGGCAGCTCCAGGAGCGGGACTTGGGTCGTCTGAAGCAGATGACGTTCTACTGCCGCACCCGGCGGTGCCTGCGTCAGTATATCCTGAACTATTTCGGCCAGTCGGCCCCGGACTACTGCGGCGCCTGCTACAACTGCCTCCACAATTTCCAGGAGATCGATGTGGGGGAGGACGCCCGGGCCATCCTCCGCTGTGTGGCGGAGACCGGCCAGCGGTTCGGCGCCGGACTGATCGCCGCAGTGCTGTGCGGCGGGGAGAACGAGAAGATCCGCCGTTACCGGCTGGAGCGGGAGAGGACCTATGGAGCCCTGGCCGCCCTGAGTCAGCGGGAGGTCCAGGACCGCATCCGCTTCCTGGTGGACGAGCACATCCTGGAGCTCACTGACGGCCAGTACCCGGTCCTCCGGTGCGGGGAGCGGGCGGAGGACGTGGCGTACAGCGACGGACCGCTGATGATGAAGGCCGTTCGGGAGGAGCGGCCGGCGGCCGACCGCCGGCGGGCGGAGGACAGCCCCCTGACAGAGCGGCAGCAGGCCCTCTTCCAGCGGCTACGGGAGGAGCGCGCCCACCTGGCCCGCCTCCGGGGCGTGCCGGCTTTTGTGATTTTCTCCGACAAGACCCTGCGGGAGATGGCGGCTGCCCAGCCACGGGATCTGCGTCAGCTCCAGAACGTGGGCGGCGTGGGCAGCTTCAAGGCGGAGCAGTACGGAGCTCAGTTCCTGGAGATCATCTCGGATTTTCAGGAGACAGCGGCAATATAA
- a CDS encoding ferrous iron transporter FeoB has product MNIKIALAGNPNCGKTTLFNALTGSNQYVGNWPGVTVEKKEGKLKGHKEVIIQDLPGIYSLSPYTLEEVVARNYLVNEKPDAILNIVDGTNIERNLYLTTQLIELGLPVVVAVNMIDLVRKNGDKIDLQKLGQALGCQVVEMSALKGEGGMAAAERAVAAAQAHKAGELPHVFTGSVEHAIAHIEESIQGMVDDQYLRWYAIKVFERDEKVLESLTLTKDLEAHLEAHIADCENELEDDAESIITNQRYAYINSVVSRAVKKKAPKHSLTTSDKIDRIVTNRVLALPIFVAVMFLIYAIAMGGWAISIGTAATDFTNDTIFGEWVPGFFDSFLLNASGEPVVADWLYGLIQDGIVAGVGAVLGFVPQMLVLFVLLAVLEDVGYMARIAFIMDRIFRRFGLSGKSFIPMLVATGCGVPGIMASRTIEQDRDRKITIMTTGFIPCGAKMPIIGLFAGAVFGNSAWVATSAYFIGVAAVIVSGIMLKKFKAFAGEPAPFVMELPAYHAPSAGNVLRATWERGWSFIKRAGTVILISSIILWFLQGYGFVDGVFQAVEDNNDSLLAVIGNAIAWIFYPLGWTGSMAWKAAVATFTGLIAKEEVVNTFGVLYHYAGDIDLMEDSSPIWAMVGADFGAISAYSFMIFNLLCAPCFAAMGAIKREMHNTKWTLGAIGYMCLFAYVTAMIVYQIGGLFTGEAAFSVFTVIAIALLAGIIFLLVRRGYQPSEEVRHLTDIPAGKK; this is encoded by the coding sequence ATGAATATCAAGATCGCGCTGGCGGGCAACCCGAACTGCGGTAAGACCACCCTGTTCAATGCCCTGACCGGCTCCAACCAGTACGTGGGCAACTGGCCCGGCGTCACGGTGGAAAAGAAGGAGGGCAAGCTGAAGGGCCACAAGGAGGTCATCATCCAGGACCTGCCTGGCATCTACTCCCTGTCCCCCTATACGCTGGAGGAGGTGGTGGCCCGCAACTACCTGGTCAATGAGAAGCCGGACGCCATCCTCAACATCGTGGACGGCACCAACATCGAGCGCAACCTGTACCTGACCACCCAGCTCATCGAGCTGGGCCTGCCCGTGGTAGTGGCGGTCAACATGATAGATCTGGTGCGGAAGAACGGCGACAAGATCGACCTCCAGAAGCTGGGCCAGGCCCTGGGCTGCCAGGTGGTGGAGATGAGCGCCCTGAAGGGCGAGGGCGGCATGGCCGCCGCCGAGCGGGCCGTAGCCGCGGCCCAGGCCCACAAGGCCGGGGAGCTCCCCCACGTGTTCACTGGCAGCGTAGAGCACGCCATCGCCCACATTGAGGAGTCCATTCAGGGCATGGTGGACGACCAGTATCTCCGCTGGTATGCCATCAAGGTGTTCGAGCGGGACGAGAAGGTGCTGGAGTCCCTGACCCTGACCAAAGACCTGGAGGCCCACCTGGAGGCCCACATCGCCGACTGTGAGAACGAGCTGGAGGACGACGCTGAGAGCATCATCACCAACCAGCGCTATGCGTACATCAACTCTGTGGTCAGCAGGGCAGTAAAAAAGAAGGCCCCCAAGCACAGCCTGACCACCTCCGACAAGATCGACCGGATCGTGACCAACCGTGTCCTGGCCCTGCCCATCTTCGTGGCAGTGATGTTTCTGATCTATGCCATCGCCATGGGCGGCTGGGCCATCTCCATCGGCACCGCCGCCACTGACTTCACCAACGACACCATCTTCGGTGAGTGGGTGCCCGGCTTCTTTGACAGCTTCCTGCTCAACGCCAGTGGCGAGCCTGTGGTGGCCGACTGGCTGTACGGCCTGATCCAGGACGGCATCGTGGCCGGCGTGGGCGCCGTGCTGGGCTTCGTGCCCCAGATGCTGGTCCTGTTCGTCCTGCTGGCTGTCCTGGAGGATGTGGGCTACATGGCCCGCATCGCCTTCATCATGGACCGGATCTTCCGCCGCTTCGGCCTGTCCGGCAAGAGCTTCATCCCCATGCTGGTGGCTACCGGCTGCGGCGTGCCCGGGATCATGGCCTCCCGCACCATCGAGCAGGACCGTGACCGCAAAATCACCATCATGACCACCGGCTTCATCCCCTGCGGCGCCAAGATGCCCATCATCGGCCTGTTCGCCGGCGCTGTCTTTGGCAACTCCGCCTGGGTGGCTACCTCCGCCTACTTCATTGGCGTGGCGGCGGTCATCGTCTCCGGCATCATGCTGAAGAAATTCAAGGCCTTTGCCGGCGAGCCCGCCCCCTTTGTCATGGAGCTGCCCGCCTACCACGCCCCCTCCGCCGGCAACGTGCTGCGGGCCACCTGGGAGCGTGGCTGGTCCTTCATCAAGCGGGCCGGCACCGTCATCCTGATCTCCTCCATCATCCTGTGGTTCCTCCAGGGCTACGGTTTTGTGGACGGCGTGTTCCAGGCCGTGGAGGACAACAACGACTCCCTGCTGGCCGTCATCGGCAATGCCATCGCCTGGATCTTCTACCCCCTGGGCTGGACCGGTTCCATGGCCTGGAAGGCCGCAGTGGCTACCTTCACCGGCCTCATCGCCAAGGAGGAGGTGGTCAACACCTTCGGTGTGCTGTACCACTACGCCGGCGACATCGATCTGATGGAGGACTCCAGCCCCATCTGGGCTATGGTGGGGGCTGACTTCGGCGCCATCTCCGCCTACTCCTTCATGATCTTCAACCTGCTGTGCGCCCCCTGCTTCGCTGCCATGGGCGCCATCAAGCGGGAGATGCACAACACCAAGTGGACTCTGGGCGCCATCGGCTACATGTGCCTGTTCGCCTATGTGACTGCCATGATCGTCTATCAGATCGGCGGTCTGTTCACCGGCGAGGCCGCCTTCAGCGTCTTCACCGTCATCGCCATCGCCCTGCTGGCCGGCATCATCTTCCTGCTGGTGCGCAGGGGCTACCAGCCCAGCGAGGAGGTCCGTCACCTGACCGACATCCCTGCCGGCAAGAAATAA
- a CDS encoding ferrous iron transport protein A: MKTLKDAKVGDTVTVAKLHGEGAVKRRIMDMGITKGVEIHIRKVAPLGDPMELNVRGYELSVRKADAEMIEIL; this comes from the coding sequence ATGAAAACGCTGAAAGACGCCAAGGTGGGAGACACCGTCACCGTGGCTAAGCTCCACGGCGAGGGAGCCGTGAAGCGCCGCATTATGGATATGGGGATCACCAAGGGAGTGGAGATCCACATCCGAAAGGTCGCCCCGCTGGGGGACCCTATGGAGTTGAATGTGCGGGGCTATGAGCTGTCCGTCCGCAAGGCAGACGCGGAGATGATCGAGATCCTCTGA
- a CDS encoding ferrous iron transport protein A encodes MMPLTMARPGETVVIRKITGRDEVRQHLAELGFVVDESVTVISEMAGNLILQVKDSRVAVDRTMANRIMI; translated from the coding sequence ATGATGCCCCTGACAATGGCCAGACCCGGCGAGACCGTGGTCATCCGAAAGATCACCGGCAGGGACGAGGTGCGCCAGCATCTGGCAGAGCTCGGCTTTGTGGTGGACGAGTCGGTGACCGTCATCAGCGAGATGGCCGGCAACCTGATCCTTCAGGTAAAGGACAGCCGGGTCGCTGTGGACAGGACCATGGCCAACCGTATTATGATCTGA
- a CDS encoding OmpR family two-component response regulator has protein sequence MIYFLEDDPSIRKLVIYTLNSQGMEAEGFELPSQFWAAMERQLPSLVLLDLMLPEEDGLHILKRIRAGASTARLPVILITAKGTEYDKVVGLDGGADDYIAKPFGMMELMARIRTALRHSGGEAEPVHALTLGPLRIDPARHQVLAHGREVTLTLKEFQLLSLLVEHAGTVFTRDQLLNTIWGYEFDGASRTVDVHVRTLRQKLGEAGRCIETVRGVGYKAESDPSKSEEQP, from the coding sequence ATGATTTATTTTCTGGAAGACGACCCCAGCATCCGCAAGCTGGTCATTTATACCCTGAACAGCCAGGGCATGGAGGCGGAGGGCTTTGAACTGCCCTCCCAGTTCTGGGCCGCCATGGAGCGGCAGCTCCCCTCCCTGGTCCTGCTGGACCTGATGCTCCCGGAGGAGGACGGCCTGCACATCCTCAAGCGCATCCGCGCCGGCGCCTCCACCGCTAGGCTCCCCGTCATCCTGATCACCGCTAAGGGGACCGAGTACGACAAGGTGGTGGGCCTGGACGGCGGGGCGGACGACTACATCGCCAAGCCCTTCGGCATGATGGAGCTGATGGCCCGCATCCGCACCGCCCTGCGCCACAGCGGCGGGGAGGCGGAGCCGGTCCACGCCCTTACTTTGGGCCCACTGCGCATCGATCCGGCCCGCCATCAGGTGCTGGCCCACGGGCGGGAAGTCACCCTCACCCTGAAGGAATTCCAGCTGCTCTCCCTTTTGGTGGAGCATGCGGGGACCGTATTCACCCGGGACCAGCTGCTCAACACCATCTGGGGCTATGAGTTCGACGGCGCCAGCCGCACAGTGGATGTCCACGTCCGCACCCTGCGTCAAAAGCTGGGGGAGGCGGGCCGCTGCATCGAGACCGTGCGGGGCGTTGGCTACAAGGCGGAATCTGATCCGTCCAAAAGTGAGGAACAGCCATGA
- a CDS encoding phosphate transport system protein PhoU, whose amino-acid sequence MRVKFEAQLERLNVELITMGALCEEVISGAAKALLDGDSGLRETVLAAERDINQKERDIESLCMKLLLQQQPVARDLRTISSALKMISDMERIGDQAADIAEITRDIADNSIKDLVPIGDMARATIKMVTDSVDSFVRKDLGLAEAVISSDDVVDDLFLQVREELIRRIGMGDSGEVCIDLLMIAKYLERIGDHAVNIAEWVEYSLTGHHADLP is encoded by the coding sequence ATGCGAGTCAAATTTGAAGCACAGCTGGAGCGGCTCAACGTAGAACTTATCACCATGGGTGCCCTGTGCGAGGAGGTCATCTCCGGCGCGGCCAAGGCCCTGCTGGACGGCGATTCCGGCCTGCGGGAGACCGTGCTGGCCGCGGAGCGGGACATCAACCAAAAGGAGCGGGACATCGAAAGCCTGTGTATGAAGCTGCTGCTCCAGCAGCAGCCGGTGGCCCGGGATCTGCGCACCATCTCCTCCGCCCTGAAGATGATCTCTGACATGGAGCGCATCGGCGACCAAGCCGCAGACATCGCTGAGATCACCCGGGATATCGCCGACAACAGCATCAAGGACCTGGTCCCTATCGGGGACATGGCCCGGGCCACCATCAAGATGGTTACCGACAGCGTGGACTCCTTTGTCCGCAAGGACCTGGGTCTGGCGGAGGCAGTGATCTCCTCCGACGACGTGGTGGACGATCTGTTTCTCCAGGTCCGTGAGGAGCTGATCCGCCGCATCGGCATGGGGGACAGCGGAGAGGTGTGCATCGACCTGCTGATGATCGCCAAATATCTGGAGCGCATCGGAGATCACGCCGTCAACATCGCCGAGTGGGTGGAGTACTCCCTCACCGGGCACCATGCTGACCTGCCCTGA